From Thalassoglobus sp. JC818, the proteins below share one genomic window:
- a CDS encoding PQQ-binding-like beta-propeller repeat protein: MMILKRSVVVSAFALLSLHVANAHADDWSQFLGSQRNSTSTETGILRSWPDSGPEVLWTVDVEKGYGGPVVKDGRVYLLDRDDEVGDILRCFEFSNGEELWSYAYNAAGSVMFPGSRSVPTVDGRFVYTCGHNGDLHCIDTTTHQPVWKANVWTDFGGKPPSTGGGFRPGPSEPGSFPIWAITQNPLVYRDLLIVASQAPQAGVVAYDKMTGDVKWKTPSLGHVGYVSPSIVEVDGNDHLVMVTPSTNPFQRSSPDENNRGTFVGFNPLTGEQLWEYDNWNCHISVAPAIDAGENRVLVVGGYELGATMVRIEEQNGQYAVKELFTTEEFGDQTKPPILHDGHLYAQYGTNNRRDGLVCMSVDGEIKWKTRRSPSFNKGSMILVDGLILATDGEKSLYLIEPDPSEFKPLASTELLGEGGDNNGIAGRIGGSTQNWAPLALSDGKLLIRDHRQMKCVRVAK; this comes from the coding sequence ATGATGATTCTGAAGCGAAGCGTCGTCGTTTCAGCGTTCGCGCTACTCTCTCTGCATGTCGCTAATGCTCACGCGGACGACTGGTCGCAGTTTCTCGGATCACAACGGAATTCGACCTCCACGGAAACCGGAATCTTGCGTTCTTGGCCCGATTCGGGACCTGAGGTGCTTTGGACGGTCGATGTGGAGAAGGGGTACGGTGGGCCTGTTGTCAAAGATGGTCGAGTGTATTTGCTCGACCGAGACGATGAGGTTGGAGACATTCTGCGTTGCTTTGAGTTCTCTAACGGCGAAGAACTGTGGTCATACGCTTACAATGCTGCAGGATCGGTTATGTTCCCTGGCTCGCGAAGCGTCCCGACCGTAGACGGAAGATTTGTCTATACCTGCGGACACAACGGCGACCTCCACTGCATTGATACGACAACGCATCAACCCGTCTGGAAAGCCAACGTCTGGACGGACTTTGGAGGCAAGCCTCCGAGCACCGGCGGGGGATTTCGTCCCGGACCGTCCGAACCGGGTAGCTTTCCCATCTGGGCGATCACTCAGAATCCGTTGGTCTATCGTGATCTGCTGATCGTTGCTTCTCAGGCACCGCAAGCTGGTGTCGTCGCTTACGACAAAATGACTGGAGACGTCAAATGGAAGACTCCATCGCTGGGACATGTTGGCTACGTCAGTCCGAGCATCGTCGAAGTGGACGGAAACGATCATCTGGTCATGGTGACCCCTTCGACCAATCCGTTCCAGAGGAGCAGCCCTGACGAAAACAACCGAGGAACATTTGTCGGGTTCAATCCGCTTACGGGAGAACAACTTTGGGAATACGACAACTGGAATTGTCACATTTCGGTGGCTCCTGCGATCGATGCGGGTGAGAATCGCGTCCTCGTCGTCGGCGGATATGAGCTGGGAGCGACTATGGTGAGAATTGAGGAACAAAACGGTCAATATGCAGTGAAAGAACTGTTTACGACCGAAGAGTTTGGCGATCAAACGAAGCCGCCGATCCTGCACGACGGTCACCTCTACGCTCAATACGGCACGAACAACCGTCGAGATGGTTTGGTCTGCATGAGCGTAGATGGGGAGATTAAATGGAAGACTCGGCGATCACCGAGTTTTAACAAAGGCAGCATGATACTGGTCGACGGATTGATTCTGGCGACAGATGGCGAAAAGTCTCTGTACCTGATTGAACCCGATCCATCCGAATTCAAGCCGCTAGCTTCTACAGAGTTGCTTGGTGAAGGTGGAGACAACAATGGAATTGCCGGACGAATCGGCGGCAGTACTCAAAACTGGGCTCCGCTTGCTCTGTCCGACGGGAAACTGCTGATTCGTGACCATCGTCAGATGAAGTGTGTGAGGGTTGCGAAATGA
- a CDS encoding ECF-type sigma factor, which produces MSEVTQILEQIQQGHVAAAADLLPLVYAELRQLAGYRLEKEKAGQTLQPTALVHEAYIRLVGDADVKWDGRSHFFAAAAEAMRRILVENARRRQSLKRGGAVNQRAIFEGDAIIDVGDIDELLDLDAALTKLATDEPELAKLVELRYFAGLGVDETAEALGISARTVKRNWAFARAWLGRELNQESQ; this is translated from the coding sequence ATGTCGGAAGTGACGCAAATCCTGGAGCAAATTCAGCAAGGTCATGTCGCAGCTGCGGCCGACTTGCTGCCTCTCGTGTATGCGGAGCTGAGACAGTTGGCCGGCTACAGGTTAGAAAAAGAAAAAGCAGGCCAAACTCTGCAGCCAACAGCGCTCGTACATGAGGCATATATTCGACTGGTTGGGGATGCCGACGTGAAGTGGGACGGGCGGTCTCATTTCTTCGCGGCCGCGGCCGAGGCGATGCGGAGAATCCTCGTTGAGAATGCCCGGCGACGGCAGAGCCTCAAACGTGGAGGCGCGGTGAACCAGCGAGCAATCTTCGAAGGTGATGCCATCATCGATGTCGGGGATATTGATGAGCTACTCGATCTCGACGCGGCACTCACTAAGCTCGCCACGGATGAACCTGAGTTGGCCAAGCTCGTTGAGCTCAGATATTTCGCAGGTCTCGGTGTCGATGAAACGGCCGAGGCACTCGGAATTTCGGCTCGCACCGTCAAACGAAACTGGGCTTTCGCCAGAGCCTGGTTGGGGCGTGAATTGAATCAGGAATCGCAATAA
- a CDS encoding PQQ-binding-like beta-propeller repeat protein: MMLKTTVVAFQILFFVFSWAVPAEEPVGGSENSKPATTAELQKNWPSFRGFGSMGRATDATPPLTWSVKDSVNIHWQTPIAKHGMSSPVVWDDRLFLTGADADSRDIYCFNIEDGELLWEHQVSHLPDSPIDGSLPRVLGETGFAAPTVATNGQLVAAVFATGELVCLKLTGERVWALHLGAPHNHYGHASSLTCNNELLFVQYDQREHGELLALKMETGEPVWRVSRDQMAWSSPILFDNNGRAELILTDSKWLSSYNPKNGEQLWQVECFRGEVASSAAGSGELVFASNEGAAAAAFDVSNHAEGPQQVWAWEGDLPDAASPVAASEYLIVPTAFGVVTCLDGTTGRVHWEHEFGQGFNSSPVVVEDRVYISDLSGKTQVFKLSETFELLGESDIGEPIYATPAFVGDRVYIRGLSHIFCVRADQ, from the coding sequence ATGATGTTGAAGACAACAGTCGTCGCCTTTCAAATTCTGTTCTTTGTTTTTTCATGGGCAGTTCCAGCTGAAGAACCTGTTGGCGGGAGTGAAAATTCTAAGCCCGCAACGACTGCTGAACTGCAAAAGAACTGGCCAAGTTTTCGCGGTTTTGGTTCAATGGGCCGCGCGACTGACGCCACTCCTCCTTTGACATGGAGTGTCAAAGACAGCGTGAACATCCACTGGCAAACTCCGATCGCCAAACATGGCATGAGTTCGCCGGTTGTTTGGGACGATCGACTGTTTTTAACGGGAGCAGATGCAGATTCACGCGACATTTACTGCTTCAATATAGAAGACGGAGAGTTGCTGTGGGAGCATCAGGTTTCACACTTGCCGGACTCACCAATCGATGGAAGCCTGCCACGTGTGTTGGGTGAGACGGGATTTGCCGCTCCCACAGTCGCAACGAACGGTCAGTTGGTCGCAGCAGTTTTTGCGACCGGAGAACTCGTCTGTCTGAAACTGACAGGAGAGCGTGTGTGGGCCTTGCATCTGGGAGCACCCCACAACCACTACGGTCACGCCTCTTCATTGACCTGCAACAATGAACTTCTGTTTGTGCAGTATGACCAGCGAGAACACGGGGAACTGCTTGCATTGAAGATGGAGACAGGCGAACCGGTCTGGCGTGTGTCGCGCGATCAGATGGCATGGTCTTCACCGATCCTCTTCGACAACAACGGAAGAGCAGAACTCATCCTCACGGACAGCAAATGGCTAAGCAGCTACAATCCAAAGAACGGAGAGCAACTCTGGCAAGTAGAATGCTTCCGCGGTGAAGTGGCTTCGTCAGCTGCCGGATCGGGCGAACTGGTTTTTGCATCCAATGAAGGTGCGGCTGCTGCAGCATTCGATGTCTCAAATCACGCCGAAGGCCCACAGCAGGTTTGGGCATGGGAAGGTGACTTACCAGACGCGGCAAGCCCTGTCGCCGCAAGCGAGTACCTGATTGTTCCTACCGCTTTCGGGGTCGTGACCTGCCTCGATGGAACAACTGGAAGAGTACATTGGGAACACGAGTTCGGTCAGGGATTCAACAGTTCACCCGTCGTGGTCGAAGATCGAGTCTACATCAGCGATCTGTCAGGCAAAACACAGGTCTTTAAATTGAGCGAAACATTTGAGCTACTTGGCGAATCGGACATTGGAGAACCTATTTACGCGACTCCCGCATTTGTAGGCGACCGTGTCTACATCCGTGGTCTAAGTCACATCTTCTGTGTTCGAGCAGATCAGTGA
- a CDS encoding ASCH domain-containing protein, producing the protein MNLSEARAKYPDSEVFRFGDSKKLCDELTSLVVSGKKVATCEALRVYASGNEDLPRVGRVDIALTWEGNPAVAIRTVEIEVMKFNEVGEEFALAEGENDDLEGWRKDHREYFERNGGYDPEMKLVCERFEVIEVFR; encoded by the coding sequence ATGAACCTATCTGAAGCAAGAGCAAAATACCCGGACTCGGAAGTGTTTCGATTTGGCGACAGCAAGAAACTATGCGACGAACTGACCTCGCTTGTTGTCAGTGGAAAAAAAGTAGCGACATGCGAAGCGTTGCGGGTTTACGCTTCAGGCAATGAAGATTTGCCTCGTGTCGGCAGAGTCGATATCGCTTTGACGTGGGAAGGCAATCCTGCCGTAGCCATTCGAACTGTGGAAATAGAGGTCATGAAGTTCAATGAAGTGGGCGAAGAATTTGCCCTGGCTGAGGGCGAGAATGACGATCTAGAAGGATGGCGTAAAGACCACAGAGAATACTTCGAACGAAATGGAGGCTACGACCCTGAGATGAAGCTCGTCTGTGAACGATTCGAGGTGATCGAAGTATTTCGATAG
- a CDS encoding serine hydrolase produces the protein MMNIQNTWTSLSVLQHIQIAVFALVIGGTSCFAQQISNEGRSPQVAGQLNPKSPADFGDFDEFVERVLTEWKVPGVAIAVIDNDRILLSKGYGFRDLEQRLPVTSKTLFPIASITKPFTATAAAILLDDRKLEWDDRVRDHLQTFRLYDENAAAQLTIRDCLAHRTGLSMAGLRWYGVNGWPEANITPDFAYRTLRYLEPTASARTTYQYSNSGYLIIGRLIEELSGESWEDFVNRRLFNPLKMDRTNCSVKETQEDADHAKPYDLQDGTAVRRPFFPSEVVAPVGGINSNVEEMTQFLKFCVGQGNLEGKQIVTKSAMKDLLTPEVVMPEFDSFKATTGFQGIGWQLFLIRGEKWARHTGSFPGFTAVAGFCPKRKCAYVVLTNLAYRPTAELMESNIRSRLLGRKPVDEFEMYYQLEQSSNESYEEARQQRRPTQIQNTNPTHPLIDYVGQYTNPAYGDFEISLNGDALQWSHHGFQGPLRHYHYDVFDMEGDRLTNGIVDDDIRRELVTFHAGSSGRFDSLSLPRFPIPKDVVFSRCQADDGAEDSR, from the coding sequence ATGATGAATATCCAGAACACTTGGACCTCTTTGTCTGTTTTGCAGCACATTCAAATCGCCGTTTTCGCTCTCGTGATTGGTGGAACTAGCTGTTTTGCACAACAGATTTCAAACGAGGGTCGATCTCCTCAAGTCGCTGGTCAATTGAATCCAAAATCTCCTGCCGACTTTGGAGACTTTGATGAGTTTGTAGAACGAGTCTTGACGGAGTGGAAAGTTCCGGGTGTCGCAATCGCAGTGATCGACAACGACCGGATTCTCCTGTCGAAGGGTTATGGGTTCCGAGACCTCGAACAACGTCTTCCAGTGACCTCCAAAACCCTCTTTCCAATCGCATCAATCACTAAGCCATTCACAGCTACAGCGGCTGCGATTCTCCTAGACGACAGAAAGCTTGAGTGGGATGATCGTGTGCGTGACCATCTGCAAACGTTTCGATTGTATGACGAGAATGCAGCAGCTCAGCTGACGATTCGTGACTGTTTAGCACATCGCACTGGTCTCTCAATGGCTGGGCTGCGTTGGTACGGTGTCAACGGTTGGCCTGAAGCCAATATTACCCCAGACTTTGCGTATCGGACCCTGCGATATCTTGAACCGACCGCTTCGGCACGAACAACTTACCAATACTCCAATAGCGGATATTTGATTATCGGTAGATTGATCGAAGAATTGAGTGGAGAGTCGTGGGAGGACTTCGTCAATCGTCGGTTGTTCAATCCGCTGAAGATGGATCGTACGAACTGCTCCGTGAAGGAGACCCAAGAAGACGCTGATCACGCGAAACCGTATGATCTGCAAGACGGAACAGCGGTTCGACGTCCATTTTTTCCGAGCGAAGTCGTTGCTCCCGTTGGAGGAATCAACTCTAACGTGGAAGAGATGACTCAGTTTCTCAAATTCTGTGTGGGGCAAGGCAACCTCGAGGGCAAGCAGATAGTCACCAAATCTGCCATGAAAGATTTGTTGACTCCCGAGGTGGTCATGCCGGAGTTCGACAGCTTTAAGGCAACAACTGGTTTCCAGGGCATCGGATGGCAACTGTTCCTGATTCGAGGTGAAAAGTGGGCACGCCATACTGGGAGCTTTCCCGGATTCACCGCAGTTGCCGGTTTTTGCCCCAAACGGAAGTGCGCGTACGTTGTGCTCACAAACTTGGCCTATCGTCCAACTGCAGAATTGATGGAATCAAACATTCGCAGTCGGCTGCTAGGTCGGAAGCCAGTCGATGAATTTGAAATGTACTACCAACTAGAACAGAGCAGCAATGAAAGTTACGAAGAAGCTCGTCAGCAGCGACGACCGACTCAAATCCAAAATACAAATCCAACTCATCCACTCATTGATTACGTCGGACAATACACGAACCCTGCCTATGGAGACTTCGAAATCTCACTCAACGGTGACGCTCTTCAGTGGAGTCACCACGGGTTTCAAGGTCCGCTGAGACACTATCACTACGATGTCTTCGATATGGAAGGCGATCGACTCACCAATGGAATTGTTGACGATGACATTCGACGAGAACTTGTCACGTTTCATGCCGGTTCCAGCGGTAGGTTTGACTCTCTTAGCTTACCAAGGTTTCCTATCCCGAAAGACGTCGTCTTTTCAAGATGTCAGGCTGACGACGGAGCCGAAGACAGCCGATGA
- a CDS encoding serine/threonine-protein kinase, producing the protein MSSQSPSEKSVFLDALDIESTSERAAFVESSCRGNPELHAAVTALLREHDREANPLDTPIVSKGLGKSFHEPGTAIGHYKLMEQIGEGGFGLVFVADQQEPVRRRVALKIIKPGMESREVLTRFEAERQAIALMDHPNIARVFDAGVTETAQPYFVMELVRGVPLTEFCDNHQLNVSERLNLFVTICNAVQHAHQKGIIHRDLKPSNILVTIQDGQPLAKVIDFGVAKAIGQSLTVRTLYTRFASMVGTPAYMSPEQAEMSANDVDTRSDIYSLGVLLYEILTGSTPFAPDRLQTAGFDELRRIIREEDPPRPSTRLSTLNNEIATTVAVNRRLDPTGLASSMKRDLDWIVMKALDKDRNRRYATAGAMAEDVSRFLVDQPVEARPPSAWYRFSKFARRNKVVISTVSLVTAALILGTGVSLWQARVAIEERDQKETALREARAAEEAANKARLEVEGFNDRLNTMTVLLAAGRAHSDAQRWFDSYRSYTEATEVLPKYFLDWLERGQLNAKLGRWDAAAADFAMSVKLGCPVDQAELSGVPQLLYYTDESTAYAQLCEQLQGSREEDLASVAARGLLVGEISELTAAELAAQVERLLETTESAEEKSVHSHANLKHKYAKMYYGMNLYVAGWAHLKAGHHVQALQRLEASNDATWFGRGIAHPLIAIAHHRMGNADDALRSFEQSQALLDQLLDESVRNESGSPSIPWVDWIEFLLNHREASIVVKGHTPAIDPRLKQLDRFAEELIAD; encoded by the coding sequence ATGAGTTCCCAGTCTCCATCAGAAAAATCCGTCTTTCTGGATGCTCTCGACATTGAATCGACGAGTGAACGAGCGGCGTTCGTGGAATCTTCGTGTCGTGGCAACCCGGAGTTGCACGCGGCAGTGACAGCGCTGTTGCGAGAACACGACCGGGAAGCCAACCCGCTGGACACACCGATCGTGTCTAAAGGACTCGGAAAATCGTTTCACGAACCGGGCACCGCAATCGGTCACTACAAACTGATGGAGCAGATCGGCGAAGGTGGGTTCGGACTGGTGTTCGTCGCAGATCAGCAGGAACCAGTTCGTCGTCGCGTCGCACTCAAGATCATTAAACCAGGGATGGAATCGCGGGAAGTACTCACCCGGTTTGAAGCCGAACGTCAAGCGATTGCATTGATGGATCACCCCAACATTGCCCGCGTTTTCGATGCCGGAGTGACAGAAACCGCTCAGCCTTATTTTGTCATGGAACTGGTTCGTGGAGTTCCGTTAACGGAATTCTGCGACAACCATCAGTTGAATGTTTCTGAGCGGCTCAACCTCTTCGTGACCATCTGCAATGCCGTGCAGCATGCCCATCAGAAAGGGATCATTCATCGCGATCTCAAGCCGTCGAACATCTTAGTGACCATTCAAGATGGTCAGCCACTGGCGAAAGTCATTGATTTCGGGGTTGCTAAGGCGATCGGACAAAGTCTCACCGTGAGGACGCTCTATACACGTTTTGCGTCGATGGTTGGCACTCCGGCGTATATGAGTCCGGAGCAGGCAGAGATGAGCGCGAATGACGTCGATACTCGCAGCGACATTTACTCGCTGGGGGTCTTGCTTTATGAGATTCTGACGGGTTCAACACCGTTCGCACCGGATCGTCTGCAGACAGCTGGATTCGATGAATTACGCCGCATTATACGGGAAGAGGACCCACCTCGCCCCAGTACGAGACTGAGCACTCTCAACAACGAGATTGCGACGACAGTCGCGGTCAATCGTCGGCTCGATCCGACCGGTCTCGCCTCATCAATGAAGCGCGACCTCGACTGGATCGTTATGAAAGCGCTGGATAAGGATCGCAACCGCCGATATGCAACTGCCGGGGCGATGGCTGAAGACGTTTCGCGGTTTCTCGTTGACCAACCGGTCGAGGCTCGACCTCCGTCGGCGTGGTATCGATTCTCAAAATTTGCCCGTCGGAACAAGGTCGTCATCTCGACGGTATCACTGGTGACCGCCGCGCTAATTCTCGGAACGGGCGTCAGCTTGTGGCAGGCACGAGTAGCGATCGAGGAGCGTGATCAGAAGGAGACTGCGCTGCGAGAGGCACGTGCCGCAGAAGAAGCCGCAAACAAGGCCCGGCTCGAAGTGGAAGGATTTAACGATCGGTTAAACACGATGACAGTTCTACTCGCAGCCGGACGTGCACACTCCGATGCACAGCGATGGTTTGACTCTTACAGGTCTTACACTGAAGCCACAGAGGTGCTGCCGAAATACTTTCTTGATTGGCTCGAGCGCGGGCAATTGAATGCGAAACTTGGACGCTGGGATGCAGCGGCAGCAGACTTTGCAATGTCGGTCAAGTTGGGGTGTCCAGTCGATCAGGCAGAACTTTCAGGCGTCCCGCAATTGTTGTACTACACGGATGAATCGACTGCTTACGCGCAACTTTGTGAACAGCTTCAAGGTTCGCGCGAAGAAGATCTCGCCTCAGTGGCAGCTCGAGGACTCCTGGTTGGAGAGATATCCGAGTTGACAGCTGCAGAGCTTGCAGCTCAAGTCGAACGACTTCTTGAGACAACGGAATCCGCCGAGGAGAAATCTGTTCATTCACATGCGAATCTGAAGCACAAGTACGCAAAAATGTATTACGGGATGAACCTTTACGTGGCGGGCTGGGCTCATCTAAAAGCCGGGCACCACGTCCAAGCGCTGCAGCGTCTTGAAGCATCAAATGATGCGACATGGTTCGGGAGAGGAATCGCTCACCCACTGATCGCGATTGCTCATCATCGGATGGGAAATGCAGACGATGCGTTGCGATCTTTTGAACAGTCGCAAGCACTCTTGGATCAACTACTCGATGAAAGTGTGCGGAATGAATCCGGCTCACCGTCGATTCCCTGGGTGGACTGGATTGAGTTCCTGCTTAATCACCGGGAGGCCAGTATCGTGGTGAAGGGACATACACCTGCCATTGACCCCAGACTGAAACAACTCGATCGGTTCGCCGAGGAACTGATTGCAGATTGA
- a CDS encoding DNA adenine methylase — MSPAVPLQVEKLLRCPFPYFGGKSSIVPTVNVRFGDITSLREPFAGAAALTLARKPVAHEAFNDVNHCMVNFWRAIKSDPEAVAEHAHYPITEADLHARSVYLFRGEAVQQAQYRITEDLEYFDARPGGYA, encoded by the coding sequence GTGTCACCTGCAGTACCTTTGCAAGTAGAAAAACTACTACGCTGTCCATTCCCGTACTTCGGTGGGAAGAGTTCGATTGTTCCGACTGTCAATGTGCGTTTTGGCGACATCACCTCATTAAGAGAACCGTTCGCTGGGGCCGCAGCACTCACACTCGCGAGAAAGCCCGTTGCTCACGAAGCTTTCAACGATGTGAATCACTGCATGGTGAACTTCTGGAGAGCGATCAAATCAGATCCCGAAGCAGTCGCAGAACACGCCCACTATCCGATTACCGAAGCGGATCTCCACGCGCGCAGCGTCTACCTGTTCCGGGGCGAAGCGGTACAACAGGCTCAGTATCGGATCACCGAAGATTTGGAGTACTTCGATGCTCGCCCGGGGGGGTATGCCTGA
- a CDS encoding PQQ-binding-like beta-propeller repeat protein, which yields MRYFLTFAIASFAAIASAEDWPQWQGPDRNATSTETGLLQEWPDSGPPLAWRIDGLGGGDSAPAVAGGRLFGMSNRDGKEIVWALSEEDGKEIWVTPLGDAVQQGPPQSSEGPACTPTIEGDRMYVIGMGGTVACLSVDDGEVIWKRNFTEDFGGTLPMWSYRESPLIDDDKVICTPGSSDALLVALNKLTGETVWTTKTATANSQSSGEGSRPELNANGEEQIRPSRPGQREMADRPRGANGGAPQVTGTNDSALFLSEHWGMTAFAHKVPNGKYVVKLYFAETYSGITGAGGRVFSMDVEGTELNDFDIWQKAGGPNKAYVEAVPVEVKDGEFNITFTRQTESPAIKAIKIIPQRDDANDSDTIRIKAGQTTPFTDSEGNVWLAETGFTGGSTSPGFFNFGGGGFGRSTRGSGRGSEGRSGAAYASVIPIDFEGDRQYVQLTASSLVGVSADDGEILWQYSAPANSMGINCSTPIYQDGVVFAASAYGNGGGAAKLVKSTDGKIEAEEVYFSRNMQNHHGGMIVVDGALYGANGGNGGGFMVCMDFQTGDILWRERDAPKGSLLLADNRLYLRAEEGEVILIEPSRKELIVRGRFQQPDRSSSPAWAHPVIANGKLYIRDQGLLLCYDVKEMN from the coding sequence ATGAGATACTTTCTGACTTTTGCAATTGCGAGTTTCGCTGCAATCGCCTCCGCTGAAGACTGGCCGCAATGGCAGGGACCAGATCGCAACGCCACCTCAACAGAAACGGGACTGTTGCAAGAGTGGCCTGATAGTGGGCCACCCCTGGCTTGGCGAATCGATGGTCTCGGCGGTGGTGACAGCGCACCAGCTGTGGCTGGCGGTCGGCTTTTCGGCATGAGCAACCGAGATGGAAAAGAAATCGTCTGGGCTCTGTCCGAAGAAGACGGCAAGGAAATCTGGGTAACTCCATTGGGAGATGCAGTTCAACAGGGCCCTCCTCAGTCGAGCGAAGGTCCCGCGTGTACTCCCACGATCGAAGGGGACCGAATGTACGTCATTGGGATGGGAGGCACAGTTGCCTGCCTGAGTGTTGACGATGGTGAGGTCATCTGGAAGCGTAATTTCACAGAAGACTTCGGCGGTACTCTGCCCATGTGGAGCTATCGCGAATCTCCGTTGATCGATGACGACAAGGTGATCTGCACTCCGGGGAGTTCTGATGCCTTGTTGGTTGCACTCAACAAATTGACTGGTGAGACGGTTTGGACAACAAAGACAGCCACGGCCAATTCACAATCATCGGGGGAAGGATCTCGTCCTGAATTGAATGCCAATGGGGAAGAGCAGATAAGGCCATCCAGACCCGGTCAGCGAGAAATGGCCGATCGCCCTCGCGGAGCAAACGGTGGAGCACCTCAAGTGACTGGGACAAATGACTCTGCGTTGTTTCTCAGTGAGCATTGGGGAATGACGGCATTCGCCCACAAAGTTCCTAACGGCAAGTACGTGGTGAAGTTGTATTTCGCCGAGACGTATTCTGGCATAACTGGTGCCGGAGGACGCGTCTTTAGTATGGATGTCGAGGGGACCGAACTGAATGATTTCGACATCTGGCAGAAAGCGGGGGGCCCTAACAAAGCGTATGTCGAAGCGGTGCCTGTGGAAGTGAAAGACGGAGAATTTAACATCACATTCACGAGGCAGACTGAGAGCCCGGCAATCAAAGCGATCAAAATCATTCCGCAGCGAGACGATGCGAATGACTCCGACACGATTCGGATCAAAGCCGGTCAGACCACGCCCTTCACCGATTCCGAAGGGAACGTATGGTTGGCCGAAACTGGATTTACGGGAGGCTCGACCAGTCCAGGATTCTTCAACTTTGGTGGAGGTGGTTTTGGTAGAAGTACTCGTGGTTCGGGCCGTGGAAGTGAAGGGCGTTCTGGAGCAGCCTATGCGTCAGTGATTCCGATCGATTTCGAGGGTGATCGGCAATACGTCCAACTGACTGCCAGTTCTCTCGTCGGAGTGTCGGCAGACGACGGAGAGATTCTGTGGCAATACAGTGCCCCTGCAAATTCAATGGGAATTAATTGCTCAACTCCCATCTACCAGGACGGAGTGGTCTTTGCCGCATCGGCCTATGGCAACGGCGGAGGTGCAGCAAAGTTGGTGAAGAGTACGGATGGAAAGATTGAGGCCGAGGAAGTCTATTTCTCCCGCAATATGCAGAACCACCATGGAGGAATGATCGTCGTTGACGGGGCGCTCTACGGGGCGAACGGCGGAAACGGAGGTGGCTTCATGGTCTGCATGGATTTCCAGACGGGCGACATCTTGTGGCGTGAGCGCGATGCTCCAAAAGGATCATTGTTGTTAGCTGACAATCGGCTTTACCTACGTGCTGAAGAGGGAGAGGTCATCCTGATTGAGCCCTCACGAAAAGAACTCATTGTGCGCGGACGCTTCCAGCAACCTGACCGCAGTTCGTCACCTGCGTGGGCTCACCCAGTCATCGCGAATGGAAAGCTCTACATTCGCGATCAAGGCCTACTGCTTTGCTACGATGTTAAAGAGATGAATTAA